The proteins below are encoded in one region of Acidithiobacillus ferrooxidans ATCC 23270:
- the rpoB gene encoding DNA-directed RNA polymerase subunit beta → MAYSFTEKKRIRKDFGKSQSILAVPYLLATQMDSYREFLQESVPPAARKETGLEAVFRSVFPMESYSGNAMLDYVSYRLEKPVFDVVECRQRGLTYCAGLRVRLRLAVMEKDDTTGAKRVKDVKEQDVYMGELPLMTEHGSFVINGTERVIVSQLHRSPGVFFDHDRGKTHSSGKLLFNARIIPYRGSWLDFEFDPKDHVYARIDRRRKLPATTLLRALGYSTQDILEMFFDMETFRLIDGDLRYVLIPQRLQGEVAAFDIVSPETGDVLVQAGKRITVRQTKALSEVQGLHEIPVPDSFLLGKVVARDIVHPETGEVVVQANEPVSGELLDALRKMPSLTLHTLYLNELDRGPYISETLRIDTSRDAHDAQMEIYRLMRPGEPPTKDAAQNLFQGLFFSPDRYDLSAVGRMKFNRRVGRDEITGPGVLNDADIIAVLKVLVALRNGVGEIDDIDHLGNRRVRSVGELMENQFRLGLVRVERAVKDRLALAESEGLTPQDLINAKPIAAVVNEFFGSSQLSQFMDQTNPLSEVTHKRRVSALGPGGLTRERAGFEVRDVHPTHYGRICPIETPEGPNIGLINSLSCYARTNSYGFLETPYRRVVDRRTTDEVEYLSAIEEGNYMIAQANSTVDEHGVLTDELVSCRFKNEFTLANPDQVQFMDISPRQIVSVAASMIPFLEHDDANRALMGSNMQRQAVPTVRSDAPMVGTGMERVVAIDSGAAVVARRGGVVDIVDGARIVIRVSDEETLPEEPGVDIYNLVKYARSNQNTTLNQRPVVKVGDVVSRGDVLADGPSTEMGELALGQNILVAFMPWNGYNFEDSILISERVVAEDRYTTIHIEEFSVFARDTKLGPEEITRDIPNVAEGALRHLDESGIVVIGAELAPGDILVGKVTPKGETQLTPEEKLLRAIFGEKASDVKDNSMRMPAGMYGTVIDVQVFTRDGIEKDARAKSIEEHELARIRKDLNDQYRIVEEDSYQRIERQLIGKVAEGGPNGLAAGNKVTKAYLKDLPRAKWFEIRLRTEESNESLEQIRAQLEEQRQRLDAVLEEKRRKLTQGDDLSPGVLKMVKVHVAIKRHLQPGDKMAGRHGNKGVVSKIVPVEDMPYLADGTAVDIVLNPLGVPSRMNVGQILETHLGWAAKGLGKKIGAMLDSEVAMAEMRAFLAEIYNRSGKKEDLDSLTDQEIRELSANLRGGVPMATPVFDGASEEEIGDMLELAGLPRSGQVTLYDGRSGDAFDRPVTVGYLYMLKLHHLVDDKMHARSTGPYSLVTQQPLGGKAQFGGQRFGEMEVWALEAYGAAYTLQEMLTVKSDDVSGRSKMYESIVKGDFRMDAGMPESFNVLLKELRSLGIDIELEQSK, encoded by the coding sequence ATGGCCTACTCTTTTACTGAAAAGAAACGGATTCGTAAAGACTTTGGCAAAAGCCAGAGCATTCTTGCTGTGCCATATCTGCTGGCTACGCAGATGGATTCCTACCGGGAGTTTCTCCAGGAGTCGGTACCCCCGGCGGCGCGAAAGGAAACGGGTTTAGAAGCTGTTTTCCGTTCGGTTTTTCCGATGGAAAGTTATTCCGGCAATGCAATGCTGGATTATGTCTCCTACCGCCTGGAAAAACCGGTGTTTGATGTGGTGGAGTGCCGCCAGCGCGGGCTGACCTACTGTGCCGGTTTGCGGGTACGTTTGCGTCTGGCGGTTATGGAAAAAGACGACACCACTGGCGCCAAAAGAGTCAAAGACGTGAAGGAGCAGGACGTCTATATGGGCGAACTGCCTCTGATGACGGAGCACGGTTCCTTCGTGATTAACGGCACGGAGCGCGTCATCGTCTCGCAGTTGCATCGTTCGCCGGGCGTTTTCTTCGATCATGATCGCGGCAAGACCCATTCTTCGGGAAAGCTCCTCTTTAATGCGCGCATCATTCCTTACCGGGGTTCTTGGCTGGATTTCGAGTTTGACCCCAAGGATCACGTTTATGCGCGCATCGATCGCCGTCGTAAGTTGCCGGCGACGACGTTGCTGCGTGCGCTGGGCTACAGCACCCAGGACATTCTTGAGATGTTTTTTGATATGGAGACCTTTCGCCTGATCGACGGCGATCTGCGCTATGTACTGATCCCGCAGCGTCTACAGGGCGAAGTGGCGGCGTTTGATATCGTCAGTCCGGAAACTGGCGACGTGCTGGTACAGGCCGGTAAGCGAATTACGGTGCGCCAAACCAAGGCGCTCTCCGAGGTTCAGGGTCTGCATGAGATTCCTGTGCCGGATAGCTTCCTTCTGGGCAAGGTCGTCGCCCGGGATATCGTTCATCCCGAAACCGGCGAAGTGGTGGTACAGGCCAATGAGCCCGTCAGCGGTGAGCTTCTGGACGCTCTGCGAAAAATGCCGTCACTCACACTGCATACGCTCTATCTCAACGAACTGGATCGTGGGCCTTATATTTCAGAAACGTTGCGTATCGACACGTCACGTGATGCTCACGACGCCCAGATGGAAATCTATCGGCTGATGCGTCCGGGTGAACCGCCGACGAAGGATGCGGCGCAAAACCTGTTCCAGGGACTGTTCTTCAGTCCCGATCGCTACGACCTGTCGGCCGTAGGCCGCATGAAGTTCAATCGTCGGGTGGGGCGCGATGAGATCACCGGTCCTGGCGTGCTGAATGATGCGGATATCATCGCGGTGCTCAAGGTACTGGTCGCCCTGCGTAACGGTGTGGGGGAGATCGACGATATCGATCATCTCGGTAATCGGCGCGTGCGCTCGGTTGGTGAGTTGATGGAAAACCAATTTCGGCTCGGTCTGGTGCGTGTGGAAAGGGCCGTCAAGGACCGTCTTGCCCTCGCCGAGAGCGAGGGCCTCACGCCCCAGGATCTGATCAATGCAAAACCCATTGCGGCAGTGGTCAATGAGTTCTTTGGCTCCAGCCAGCTTTCCCAGTTCATGGATCAGACCAACCCGCTTTCCGAGGTCACCCACAAGCGGCGTGTCTCGGCTTTGGGGCCGGGCGGCCTGACCCGGGAGCGTGCGGGTTTCGAGGTGCGTGACGTACATCCGACGCACTACGGCCGGATCTGCCCCATTGAAACGCCGGAAGGCCCGAATATCGGACTGATCAACAGCTTGTCGTGCTACGCGCGGACGAATTCCTACGGGTTTCTCGAAACGCCGTATCGACGCGTTGTCGATCGCCGCACCACCGATGAGGTGGAATACCTGTCGGCTATTGAAGAAGGCAATTATATGATTGCCCAGGCGAACTCGACGGTGGACGAGCACGGCGTGCTCACCGACGAACTGGTGTCCTGCCGTTTCAAGAACGAGTTCACTCTGGCAAACCCGGATCAGGTTCAGTTCATGGATATCTCGCCGCGGCAGATCGTCTCGGTGGCGGCGAGTATGATCCCGTTCCTGGAGCATGATGACGCCAACCGCGCCCTCATGGGTTCCAACATGCAACGCCAGGCGGTGCCGACGGTGCGTTCCGATGCACCGATGGTGGGTACGGGCATGGAACGGGTGGTCGCCATCGATTCTGGTGCGGCCGTCGTCGCCCGGCGTGGTGGCGTGGTGGATATCGTTGATGGTGCCCGTATCGTCATTCGTGTCAGTGATGAGGAAACCCTGCCGGAAGAGCCCGGCGTGGATATCTACAACCTCGTCAAGTACGCGCGTTCCAACCAGAACACCACCCTGAATCAGCGCCCCGTGGTCAAGGTCGGCGATGTGGTGAGTCGTGGTGACGTACTGGCCGACGGGCCGAGCACGGAGATGGGTGAACTGGCGCTCGGCCAGAACATTCTGGTCGCCTTTATGCCCTGGAATGGCTATAACTTCGAGGATTCCATCCTGATCTCGGAACGGGTCGTGGCGGAAGACCGCTATACCACTATTCATATCGAGGAGTTTTCGGTTTTCGCCCGCGACACCAAACTGGGGCCGGAAGAAATCACCCGGGATATCCCCAACGTCGCCGAAGGTGCCTTACGTCATCTGGATGAGTCGGGTATTGTCGTAATCGGTGCGGAACTGGCGCCGGGTGACATTCTTGTCGGCAAGGTCACGCCCAAGGGCGAGACGCAGTTGACGCCGGAAGAGAAGCTTCTGCGGGCAATCTTCGGTGAAAAGGCCTCCGACGTGAAAGATAACTCCATGCGAATGCCTGCCGGTATGTATGGCACGGTGATCGATGTGCAGGTCTTTACCCGCGATGGTATCGAGAAGGATGCCCGTGCCAAGTCCATTGAAGAACATGAACTCGCACGGATCCGTAAGGATCTTAATGATCAGTATCGCATCGTCGAGGAAGACAGCTATCAGCGGATTGAGCGTCAGCTGATCGGCAAGGTTGCCGAGGGCGGTCCCAACGGCCTGGCGGCCGGAAACAAGGTGACAAAGGCTTATCTGAAAGACTTACCGCGTGCTAAATGGTTTGAGATCCGTTTGCGTACGGAAGAGAGTAACGAGTCCCTGGAACAGATCCGTGCTCAGCTCGAGGAACAACGCCAGCGTCTCGATGCGGTACTCGAAGAAAAGCGGCGCAAGCTGACCCAGGGGGATGATCTGAGTCCGGGCGTTCTGAAGATGGTTAAAGTGCATGTGGCCATAAAAAGGCACTTGCAGCCCGGTGATAAAATGGCAGGCCGCCATGGGAATAAGGGCGTGGTCTCCAAGATCGTGCCAGTGGAAGACATGCCCTATCTTGCCGATGGTACGGCGGTGGATATCGTGCTCAATCCTCTGGGTGTGCCTTCCCGTATGAACGTGGGACAGATCCTCGAAACCCATCTGGGGTGGGCTGCCAAGGGGCTGGGCAAGAAGATCGGCGCGATGCTGGACAGTGAGGTGGCAATGGCAGAAATGCGCGCTTTCCTGGCGGAAATCTACAACCGGTCTGGCAAGAAAGAGGATCTCGACAGCCTGACAGACCAGGAAATTCGCGAGCTTTCCGCGAATCTTCGTGGTGGTGTGCCCATGGCGACCCCGGTCTTTGATGGCGCCTCCGAAGAAGAGATCGGCGACATGCTGGAGCTGGCTGGTTTGCCGCGCAGCGGCCAGGTCACGCTGTATGACGGACGGAGCGGTGATGCTTTTGACCGCCCGGTGACGGTGGGTTATCTCTACATGCTCAAGCTCCATCACCTGGTGGATGACAAGATGCATGCCCGTTCCACAGGTCCGTACAGTCTGGTTACCCAACAGCCTTTAGGTGGTAAGGCGCAGTTTGGCGGCCAGCGCTTCGGTGAAATGGAGGTGTGGGCGTTGGAAGCCTATGGCGCGGCATACACCCTGCAGGAAATGCTCACCGTGAAGTCGGATGACGTAAGCGGGCGCAGCAAGATGTATGAGTCCATCGTCAAGGGTGATTTCCGCATGGATGCCGGAATGCCGGAGTCTTTCAACGTGTTGTTGAAAGAACTGCGTTCTTTGGGTATCGATATTGAACTGGAACAGTCCAAGTAA